The Paenibacillus sp. FSL W8-0426 region TATCCTCCGCAACGACGATGCCCGGAAGCTTCAAATCACGGATGCGTTGTGCTTTCTCCATCGTAATTTTGCGGCCGCCGGGCTGTAGTCGTACGATCATATCTCTCTTCGTGATAGTTGCCAGCACCTTTTCTTCCGTCATGCCCAGCAAAGGGGCCAGCGCCTTGGCCGTTGTCTCGGGTTCCTTGACTTGCACAGGGATGGCCATAATCGTCGGCGTGGTGACATTGTATGCAAGCGCAGTACCATTCCGGTCCAGAATTTCCCCTCGTTTGGCCGTGTACGGGATGTTACGCCGCCATGACTCTTCCGCCTTTTCCGCGAGTTCCGGCCCTTGTCCCAATTGTACATATGCAAGCCTGATTACCAAGGCCGAAAACAACACTACCAAAATGAGCAATGCCCACAGCAACCTGCGCCGCAGCTGAATGCTTGTGCCTTTCAATAGAAGTTCCCCCCAGTCGTCCCAAAATCATGATCTGCGTTCCATTCATGAATATTCGGGACAACCGGGGGTTAGAACGGGCTGTCCATATCGTTATGGCAGCGAGGTATCTGTGGACTGCGAATCGGACGCTGCATCTCCATTCTCGGTTTGAGACGAATCCGTCGTTTGCGTCTGCGTTTCCTTCTCTTGATCCGCCTGCTCCGAATTGCTCGCGTCGTCGTTTTCGGACGATGTTGGCGTACCCGAAGATTCCGGTGCTTCGTCCTCGATCCCGGTGACTGCTGCTTTGGCCGATTGCAGCGTGAGCTGCACCGTTCGCTGTTCTCCTGCCACTTGCTCTTTCTGTTCAACGACATACCCTTCGCCTTTGACCGTAACGCCCACCTTCATGAGCGACAGCACTTCCATGGCGTCTCTGAGCGATTCTCCCGTCAGATCAGGTACTTTCATTTTGCTGCTCTCTTCGGTAAGCAGATAGACACGCTGTCCCGGATTCATCGAGGCGCCCGCAGCGGGGTACTGTCGAATCACGTTCTCTCCTTGGCCCAGCGTTACATAGGCGATGCCCGAATTGAGCAGTGTCGTTCTGGCTTGTTTCGCCGCTTTTCCTGTCAGATCAGGGGCTTTGGCTTGAACGACAGGAGCGTCGGTTTTCGATTTCGTTTTCGCCGTATCTTTCGGTACACCCATATACTGCAAAGTTTGGCTCACGATTTTTTTGAAAACAGGTGCTGCAGCGGCACCGCCGCCGATATTGGTCCCTTCAGGCTGGTCGATAACGACTAATACGGCGATTTTCGGATTATTGACAGGCGCAAATCCGATAAACGATACGACATCTTTGGATTTGCTATACTGCCCATTGATGACTTTTCTGGCCGTACCCGTCTTGCCTGCGACACGGTACCCTTCAATGTAGGCGTTTCGTCCGGTTCCGATAATCTGGTCTGCTACAACCTGTTCCAAATAACCGCTCACCAGTTTGGAAGACTCCGCTGAAATAACTTGGCGGACTTCCTTCGGTTTGATCACTTCGGAAGTGCCGTCATTCGGATTGATGATCTCTTTGACCAAATGCGGCTCCAGCAGCTTGCCTCCATTGGCTATAGCCGAGATGGCGGCCACTTGCTGGATTGGCGTTACTTGCACGAGGCCGTGTCCATACGCCGCGGCCGCGATTTCCGATTTGTACACGAGCGGTTTGATCGGTGATGCCGACTCATTGGGCAGGTCGATGCCTGTTTTGACGCCAAAACCGAAATTATCAATGTATTTCCGCAACCGATCGCCGCCGAGCATGCTGTAACCCAGATTGACGAAAGCGACGTTACTTGAACGTTTGACCCCTTCCAGGTATGAAATGCGCCCATAAGCGTGCCCATTGTCACTGATGGGATATCCGCCGATGACGATCCGTTTGGACTCAAAGGTCGCATTGGGATCGAACAGTTTTTCTTCCACGGCGCCCGCAAGCGTAACGATTTTGAACGTAGATCCCGGCTCGTAAATCGACTGGACGGCGTGATTGACAAAGTTTCTTTGATCCGAGGCATTCCAATACGTATTTGGATTAAAATCCGGCCAGTTGGCCATGCCCAGTATTTCCATCGTGTTCGGATCGGCCGCAATGACGGTCATGCTGAGCGGGTTATACTTTGCCACGGCCTCTTTCATCGCTTCCTGAATGTAATACTGGATCGTATCGTCAATGGTCAGCTTCAGATTGTGCCCGTTTTGCGGAGGCTGGTAGTTCTCCTTCGAATTGGGAAGCTGCACGCCCTTGGCATCCTTTTGATAATGCAAAAACCCGTCGATACCAGTAAGCTTGTCATCGTATGAGACTTCAAGCCCGTTGACAGCTTTTCCCTCGAGGTTCATATAACCAAGCAAATGGGAAGCCAGATTTTCCTCGGGGTAGTATCGCTTGGATACCTGCGCCATGACGATTGCATTCTCCGCTTTGTAGTTCTCCTGCAGCTGTTTCCGCAAATCATTCACTTTGGCCGCAAGTTCGGGGCCGATCTTGAACCCTTCGCTCCGCACTTCACGCTGCTCGTAAAACTCGTCGCTGTTCGGCTTTTTCGCGGTCACCAAAGTGCGCATTTCACTTTCTTTTTTGCCCAAAATTTTGGACAGCTCGGTCGTTACCACATCTTCGATCCCGAGTTTATTGATCAATTTGGGATTGACGGAAACGATATAGGCAGGCGCATCGGTGGCCAGAACGTTGCCATTCCGGTCCATAATCGTGCCGCGGGATGCCTTTATGGTCTTCTCCCGGTCGATCAGCGAAGAGGCTTCAGCCTGCCATGTATCACCGTTCACCACTTGAATGAAAAAAATTCGAATGATCAGTACAAGAAAAAAGAGGGTTATACATCCCCCTATAAGCAGCGTTCGCATTTTAATTTTTTTAATCATCGGCACACCTCTTTATTTACTCTGCGGAATCCGACGACTTGCCTGCATCCGTGTCACTCGCCCTGCTCGTTGAACGGGGCACGTAAATAACGTCTTTGTCGGCAGCTTCGACATACCCGAGTTTGCGCGCATTTTCGATGACCAGATTGTTAAGTCTCTCTTTTTCGACCTCCAGATCGGCGATCGTTTTTTCATTTTTTTTGATTTCCGAAGCAGCTGCTTGCGCTTGTCTGTTCAAATCGTAAATGTGCGCATATCGCCACATCAAAGCACCGCCTACAATGATGCAGACGAGCAGGGTCGCCATGTACAAAAGCTTCTCTCGACCGGGGATGCTTGAGCGTCGCGTCACCACTTTGGTCGTTTCCTTGTAGCGCTGCTGTGACACGCGCTGTTCGGACGCTTTCTCCTTCACTGCCAGATTGCCACGTGTATATGCCATGCTGAAGCTCCTCCTTCGCTATTGGTTTACAATTTCTCGGCTACGCGCAGCTTGGCTGAACGAGCACGTGGATTATCGGCCAGTTCCGCTTCCGTTGGAACCAGAGGTTTGCGGTTGACCAAACGAAGTACGCCTTGGCCGCCGCACACGCACAACGGGAAATCCGGAGGGCATGTGCATTTCTCCAAATAACTGCTGAATATTTGTTTGCATATCCGATCTTCAAGCGAATGGAAGGTGATGACAGATACACGTCCGCCAGGCGCCAGACAGCGAACAGCCTGGTGCAACGCTTCCTCGAAGGCTCCCAGCTCATCATTGACGGCAATCCGCAGTGCCTGAAAACTGCGTTTGGCCGGATGACCGCCTGTGCGGCGAGCTGCGGCGGGAATCCCTTCTTTGATCAATTCGACGAGCTCGCCCGTCGTTTCGATTGGAGACTGACTACGCTTCTCCACGATAACCCTGGCGATCCGTCTTGAGAACTTTTCCTCGCCATAGGTGTACAAAATCCGGGCAATCTCCTCTTCGGGCCATTCATTGATGATCTCTTTGGCCGTCAGATACGCATCTTGGTCCATGCGCATATCGAGCGGAGCATCGTGGTTATAGCTGAACCCGCGCTCTCCCTCATCAAACTGCGGGGAAGATACCCCCAAATCGTACAAAATGCCGTCCACTTGCGGTACGCCGTCTTTCATGGGTACGTTCAAATCTTTCAGTACCTGCTCCAGATCACGGAAATTGGTTTTGACGAGCGTCACCCGCTCTCCGTATACGGCC contains the following coding sequences:
- a CDS encoding penicillin-binding transpeptidase domain-containing protein, whose product is MIKKIKMRTLLIGGCITLFFLVLIIRIFFIQVVNGDTWQAEASSLIDREKTIKASRGTIMDRNGNVLATDAPAYIVSVNPKLINKLGIEDVVTTELSKILGKKESEMRTLVTAKKPNSDEFYEQREVRSEGFKIGPELAAKVNDLRKQLQENYKAENAIVMAQVSKRYYPEENLASHLLGYMNLEGKAVNGLEVSYDDKLTGIDGFLHYQKDAKGVQLPNSKENYQPPQNGHNLKLTIDDTIQYYIQEAMKEAVAKYNPLSMTVIAADPNTMEILGMANWPDFNPNTYWNASDQRNFVNHAVQSIYEPGSTFKIVTLAGAVEEKLFDPNATFESKRIVIGGYPISDNGHAYGRISYLEGVKRSSNVAFVNLGYSMLGGDRLRKYIDNFGFGVKTGIDLPNESASPIKPLVYKSEIAAAAYGHGLVQVTPIQQVAAISAIANGGKLLEPHLVKEIINPNDGTSEVIKPKEVRQVISAESSKLVSGYLEQVVADQIIGTGRNAYIEGYRVAGKTGTARKVINGQYSKSKDVVSFIGFAPVNNPKIAVLVVIDQPEGTNIGGGAAAAPVFKKIVSQTLQYMGVPKDTAKTKSKTDAPVVQAKAPDLTGKAAKQARTTLLNSGIAYVTLGQGENVIRQYPAAGASMNPGQRVYLLTEESSKMKVPDLTGESLRDAMEVLSLMKVGVTVKGEGYVVEQKEQVAGEQRTVQLTLQSAKAAVTGIEDEAPESSGTPTSSENDDASNSEQADQEKETQTQTTDSSQTENGDAASDSQSTDTSLP
- the rsmH gene encoding 16S rRNA (cytosine(1402)-N(4))-methyltransferase RsmH — its product is MFHHITVLKEEATEGLNIKQDGIYVDCTLGGAGHSSVIASKLGPEGRLIALDQDDWALDNAREKLAVYGERVTLVKTNFRDLEQVLKDLNVPMKDGVPQVDGILYDLGVSSPQFDEGERGFSYNHDAPLDMRMDQDAYLTAKEIINEWPEEEIARILYTYGEEKFSRRIARVIVEKRSQSPIETTGELVELIKEGIPAAARRTGGHPAKRSFQALRIAVNDELGAFEEALHQAVRCLAPGGRVSVITFHSLEDRICKQIFSSYLEKCTCPPDFPLCVCGGQGVLRLVNRKPLVPTEAELADNPRARSAKLRVAEKL